The Synergistaceae bacterium DZ-S4 genome includes a region encoding these proteins:
- a CDS encoding ferredoxin — MGIKINLDECIGCGVCVQLCPEVFKLDEDEGKGMVISQEITDCAKEAADSCPVSAITID; from the coding sequence ATGGGTATCAAGATCAACCTTGATGAGTGTATAGGTTGCGGTGTATGTGTCCAGCTTTGCCCCGAAGTTTTCAAGCTTGACGAAGACGAAGGAAAGGGCATGGTTATTTCTCAGGAAATTACTGACTGTGCCAAAGAGGCTGCAGACAGCTGTCCTGTATCAGCTATCACCATAGACTGA
- a CDS encoding 4-diphosphocytidyl-2C-methyl-D-erythritol kinase produces the protein MNGSYISPVKINLTLRVLSRRPDGYHEIISLFWKKKGIEGLTIQPHGNENIGDILDVRGMKISGENILFRALKWARSRSPIIPPLRMRLTKEFPAGSGIGAGSGNAAALLMHLKAYYDLDIENGSLSSVGADIPFLAGDAGLALVEGLGEKIRPQSPLKGLRWIIGFPYWRSDTSAAYRGIDDLRREARVSLCPEEYETEAFEILRKLRAGQAAGLLPNDFLEVVSKGRPEYFRAFETAESSGALAWGLSGSGSAFFMVFDDGELSRRAISLLDREDWVIKTTELE, from the coding sequence ATGAATGGATCATACATCAGCCCGGTCAAGATCAACCTGACATTGAGGGTCCTTTCAAGAAGACCTGACGGCTACCATGAAATTATTTCTCTGTTTTGGAAGAAAAAAGGCATAGAAGGGTTGACAATTCAGCCTCATGGCAATGAAAATATAGGTGACATTCTGGATGTCAGGGGCATGAAGATCAGCGGTGAAAATATCCTTTTCAGGGCATTGAAATGGGCGAGGAGCCGCTCTCCCATAATTCCCCCGCTGAGGATGCGCCTGACAAAGGAATTTCCCGCGGGAAGCGGCATAGGAGCCGGCAGCGGCAACGCTGCGGCGCTTCTGATGCACCTAAAGGCTTACTATGACCTTGACATTGAAAACGGCTCTCTCTCTTCAGTAGGGGCCGACATTCCGTTTCTTGCCGGAGATGCCGGCCTTGCCCTGGTCGAAGGGCTGGGAGAGAAGATACGGCCGCAGAGCCCGCTGAAAGGTCTGAGGTGGATCATAGGGTTCCCGTACTGGAGATCTGACACTTCCGCCGCGTACAGGGGGATCGATGATCTTCGCAGGGAAGCGAGGGTATCTCTGTGCCCCGAAGAGTACGAGACGGAAGCCTTTGAGATACTTCGCAAATTGCGGGCGGGTCAGGCCGCAGGTCTCCTGCCCAACGATTTTCTTGAAGTGGTGTCAAAAGGCCGTCCCGAGTACTTCAGGGCCTTTGAAACGGCAGAGAGCTCCGGAGCGCTTGCATGGGGGCTCTCGGGGAGCGGAAGCGCTTTTTTTATGGTATTCGACGACGGAGAACTGAGCAGAAGGGCGATCTCTTTGCTGGATCGGGAAGACTGGGTAATAAAAACAACGGAATTGGAGTGA
- a CDS encoding phosphoribosyltransferase family protein gives MRGQRTERLVRLAARFMLTPSKLVSLTDLAGKFNVSKTVISDDVEVINSAMTAEGFGQMQVDRGRSGGARFIPLCTGEYRAKMLQNIAETLADKDRYLPGGLIYYSDLIFNPEIALSLGYAMSSLFPGSQPDVVMTSEVKGIPVAMFAAYAMGVPLAVCRFRNRPSDGSAVGVHYPTASGDVKTMYIGTRQLKRGCRVLIVDDFMRGGSTAAGMLLMAKQFDAEVVGVGIFIASEEPEIKAVPEFRSLLTLSHSQGQANLFVTPDK, from the coding sequence ATGAGAGGGCAAAGAACGGAAAGACTTGTAAGGCTTGCAGCCAGGTTTATGCTTACTCCTTCCAAACTTGTCTCGCTGACTGATCTGGCAGGCAAATTCAACGTATCAAAAACTGTGATCAGCGACGATGTCGAAGTGATCAACTCCGCAATGACAGCCGAGGGCTTCGGCCAGATGCAGGTGGACCGGGGCCGCAGCGGAGGCGCGCGGTTCATCCCCCTCTGTACCGGAGAATACAGGGCGAAGATGCTGCAGAACATAGCGGAGACGCTTGCCGACAAAGACAGGTATCTGCCGGGAGGACTCATCTATTACAGCGACCTGATATTTAATCCTGAGATAGCCCTGTCCCTCGGATACGCGATGTCTTCGCTTTTCCCGGGCTCGCAGCCTGACGTCGTGATGACATCTGAGGTCAAAGGGATCCCTGTCGCAATGTTTGCGGCTTACGCAATGGGAGTCCCTCTTGCGGTCTGCAGATTCAGGAACAGGCCCAGTGACGGCTCCGCAGTAGGAGTCCACTACCCGACAGCAAGTGGCGACGTTAAAACGATGTATATCGGCACAAGACAGCTCAAGAGAGGATGCCGCGTACTGATCGTAGATGACTTCATGAGGGGCGGGAGCACTGCTGCGGGAATGCTGCTGATGGCCAAACAGTTTGATGCCGAAGTTGTCGGGGTGGGTATCTTCATTGCCTCAGAAGAGCCTGAAATAAAGGCTGTACCCGAATTCAGGTCACTTCTGACCCTTTCGCACAGTCAGGGGCAGGCAAATCTTTTTGTAACACCCGATAAATAA
- a CDS encoding Veg family protein produces the protein MAHSLDTIRELVRLHKGSRIFYRAANGRRKVEERNGVIQETYPSLFTVYIESQQSTVSFSYADLLTREVEVQLESSGESLF, from the coding sequence ATGGCGCATTCTTTGGATACAATTAGAGAACTTGTGCGTCTGCACAAAGGGTCCCGGATCTTTTACAGAGCCGCGAACGGACGCAGAAAAGTTGAAGAGCGCAACGGGGTCATTCAGGAGACATATCCAAGTCTTTTTACTGTCTATATTGAATCTCAGCAGAGCACAGTATCCTTCAGTTATGCCGATCTCCTTACAAGAGAGGTCGAGGTGCAGCTGGAGTCAAGCGGGGAAAGTCTTTTCTAA